One part of the Rutidosis leptorrhynchoides isolate AG116_Rl617_1_P2 chromosome 1, CSIRO_AGI_Rlap_v1, whole genome shotgun sequence genome encodes these proteins:
- the LOC139886461 gene encoding uncharacterized protein, protein MASAITIPSFLVVFRSISYSYQQLPKNWVCSHFKMYTPTKLMFIKTSNGYQGQVEIKWDADQLFFSTGWGQVVRDLNIQPLDILRFTLIHDNMFDLTVFDNDLIEKAKSENKHPMFIRWFIDIYEKELVLPMKWCEVRYVDDDPNHAVYIKTKSGYRKVVEIVDDGAGITFTKGWSKLVKRLDLHPFTILLFNSVDDQNFEMVVYLPGLGSGKRVSCFNFNSKKYKWRLKKEKSKMKPNLCVSYGFKRFRKENRLTPGRKYLFNYCYEERSFYLFGDVNSRHLRHLF, encoded by the exons ATGGCTTCAGCTATTACAATACCTTCATTTTTGGTGGTGTTTCGCTCCATATCTTACTCTTACCAG CAATTGCCAAAGAATTGGGTCTGCTCACACTTTAAGATGTATACCCCTACTAAATTGATGTTCATCAAAACTTCAAACGGGTACCAAGGACAAGTCGAAATCAAATGGGATGCTGATCAACTGTTTTTTAGTACAGGTTGGGGTCAGGTTGTAAGAGACCTTAACATTCAACCCCTGGATATACTTCGCTTCACTCTGATTCATGACAATATGTTCGACCTTACCGTCTTCGATAATGATCTGATAGAAAAGGCTAAAAGTGAAAATAAGCATCCAATGTTCATCCGGTGGTTCATCGACATTTACGAAAAAGAATTG GTATTGCCAATGAAGTGGTGTGAAGTGCGTTATGTAGATGATGATCCGAATCATGCTGTTTACATCAAAACAAAATCCGGTTATAGGAAAGTGGTTGAGATTGTTGATGATGGTGCTGGCATAACTTTTACCAAAGGATGGAGTAAATTAGTAAAACGTCTAGATCTACATCCATTTACCATTCTTCTTTTCAACAGTGTTGATGACCAAAATTTTGAAATGGTAGTCTATCTACCTGGACTAGGAAGTGGTAAAAGAGTATCTTGCTTCAATTTCAATTCAAAGAAATATAAATGGCGCTTAAAAAAAGAGAAATCGAAGATGAAACCAAATCTTTGTGTCTCATATGGATTTAAACGCTTTCGCAAGGAAAATCGACTAACGCCTGGAAGAAAATACTTATTCAATTATTGTTATGAAGAGCGTTCGTTTTACCTTTTTGGAGATGTCAACAGTAGACATCTTAGACATTTGTTTTGA